A genomic segment from uncultured Alistipes sp. encodes:
- the rplJ gene encoding 50S ribosomal protein L10 encodes MTKEEKLVVINSLAEQLQAYPHFYIADIATLNAEQTAALRRKCFESDVKLVVVKNTLLGKALEKVDKADADLVKVLEGPTSIMFANVAKAPAVLIKEFRKKSDKPVLKAAFAEGCVYVGDNQLDTLCNIKSKEELIADVIALLQSPAKNVISALQANAGQKIAGLVKTLESRNN; translated from the coding sequence ATGACTAAGGAAGAAAAACTGGTTGTAATCAACAGCCTCGCCGAGCAGCTCCAGGCTTATCCTCACTTCTACATCGCCGATATTGCTACGCTCAACGCCGAGCAGACCGCTGCCCTGCGCCGCAAGTGCTTCGAAAGCGATGTCAAACTGGTGGTCGTCAAGAACACCCTCCTGGGCAAAGCCCTCGAAAAGGTGGATAAGGCCGACGCTGATCTGGTAAAAGTTCTGGAGGGTCCCACCTCGATCATGTTCGCCAACGTGGCCAAAGCCCCCGCGGTGTTGATCAAGGAGTTCCGCAAGAAATCCGACAAACCCGTTCTCAAGGCAGCTTTCGCCGAGGGTTGCGTCTATGTCGGAGACAACCAACTGGACACCCTCTGCAACATCAAGAGCAAGGAGGAACTCATCGCAGACGTTATCGCTCTGCTGCAGTCCCCGGCCAAGAATGTTATTTCCGCACTGCAGGCTAATGCAGGCCAAAAGATTGCGGGCCTCGTGAAGACGCTCGAATCGAGAAACAACTAA
- the rplA gene encoding 50S ribosomal protein L1, whose translation MSKLTKNQKIAYAKVEAGKAYKLSEAAALLKEITFTKFDASVDIDVRLGVDPRKANQMVRGVVTLPHGTGKTVRVLVLCTPEKEAEAKAAGADFVGLDEFVDKIKGGWTDVDVIICTPNVMGKVGALGRILGPRGLMPNPKTGTVTMEVGKAVTEVKAGKIDFKVDKFGIIHTTVGKVSFTAEQIVDNAREVLSTIIKLKPAAAKGSYVKSIYLSTTMSPGVQIDAKSVETK comes from the coding sequence ATGAGTAAGTTGACAAAGAATCAAAAGATCGCCTACGCCAAGGTGGAAGCCGGAAAGGCTTACAAACTTTCGGAGGCTGCCGCTCTTCTGAAGGAAATTACGTTCACGAAATTCGACGCTTCCGTTGATATTGACGTACGTCTGGGCGTCGACCCCCGCAAGGCCAATCAGATGGTCCGCGGTGTCGTTACGCTCCCCCACGGTACGGGTAAAACCGTCCGCGTCCTGGTGCTCTGCACCCCCGAGAAAGAGGCCGAAGCAAAAGCTGCCGGTGCTGATTTCGTCGGACTGGACGAGTTCGTCGACAAAATCAAGGGCGGTTGGACCGACGTCGATGTGATTATCTGTACCCCCAACGTGATGGGCAAGGTCGGTGCCCTGGGCCGTATCCTCGGTCCCCGCGGCCTGATGCCGAACCCCAAAACCGGTACGGTAACCATGGAGGTCGGCAAGGCCGTGACCGAAGTCAAGGCCGGTAAGATCGACTTCAAGGTCGACAAGTTCGGTATCATCCACACGACGGTGGGTAAGGTGTCGTTCACTGCAGAGCAGATCGTTGACAATGCCAGGGAGGTGCTCAGCACGATCATCAAACTCAAACCCGCTGCCGCCAAAGGTTCTTATGTGAAGAGTATCTACCTCTCGACCACCATGAGTCCCGGTGTGCAGATCGATGCCAAATCAGTAGAAACCAAATAA
- the rplK gene encoding 50S ribosomal protein L11, giving the protein MAKEVAAFIKLQIKGGAANPSPPVGPALGSKGVNIMDFCKQFNARTQDKAGKVLPVIITVYSDKSFEFVVKQPPVAIQLKEAAKVQSGSAQPNRSKVGQVTWDQIREIAQDKMSDMNCFTLESAMRMVAGTARSMGISVVGEFPNL; this is encoded by the coding sequence ATGGCAAAAGAGGTTGCTGCATTTATTAAATTGCAGATCAAAGGTGGTGCCGCCAATCCTTCGCCCCCGGTTGGTCCCGCGTTGGGTTCCAAGGGAGTCAATATCATGGACTTCTGCAAGCAATTCAACGCCCGTACCCAGGACAAGGCGGGTAAGGTTCTTCCGGTCATCATCACCGTCTACAGCGACAAGTCCTTCGAGTTCGTTGTAAAACAGCCGCCCGTAGCAATCCAGCTCAAGGAAGCAGCAAAAGTACAGAGCGGTTCCGCTCAGCCCAACCGCAGCAAGGTCGGTCAGGTGACGTGGGACCAAATCCGGGAAATCGCCCAGGACAAAATGTCCGACATGAACTGCTTCACCCTGGAGTCCGCTATGCGCATGGTAGCCGGTACGGCCCGCAGTATGGGTATCAGTGTCGTCGGTGAATTTCCTAACTTGTAA
- the nusG gene encoding transcription termination/antitermination protein NusG — MSEIKKQWYVVRAIGGKEAKVKEYIEAEVRHNHLEDYISQVLIPTEKVYTIRNGKKVSKEKVSYPGYVLVEAAFVGQIPILIRNTPNVLGFLGDTKEDSRKMIATPLRPQEVARILGRVDEMNAMEEENEIPFFVGETVKVTDGPFSSFQGTIEAVDNERKKLTVSVKIFGRKTPMELGFTQVEKE; from the coding sequence ATGAGCGAAATTAAAAAACAGTGGTATGTAGTCCGGGCTATCGGCGGAAAGGAGGCTAAGGTCAAAGAGTACATCGAAGCCGAAGTCCGCCACAACCACCTCGAAGACTACATCTCCCAGGTGCTGATCCCCACCGAAAAGGTCTATACCATCCGCAACGGCAAGAAAGTTTCCAAAGAGAAGGTTTCTTACCCCGGTTATGTCCTGGTGGAGGCGGCTTTCGTAGGACAGATCCCCATTCTGATTCGGAATACTCCCAATGTGCTGGGTTTCCTCGGCGATACCAAAGAGGACAGCCGCAAGATGATCGCTACACCTCTCCGTCCACAGGAGGTCGCGCGCATCCTCGGCCGCGTCGATGAAATGAACGCCATGGAGGAGGAAAACGAAATACCTTTCTTTGTCGGCGAGACCGTCAAGGTTACGGACGGTCCTTTCTCGAGCTTCCAAGGTACTATCGAGGCAGTCGACAACGAGCGCAAGAAACTCACGGTATCGGTGAAGATATTCGGGCGCAAAACTCCTATGGAGTTGGGTTTCACTCAAGTAGAAAAAGAATAA
- the secE gene encoding preprotein translocase subunit SecE: MFNYFKESYNELVNKVTWPTFPQLQSSTIVVMVASVIFAIVVLAMDLTFENLMAVIYKTLGNLGR; this comes from the coding sequence ATGTTCAACTACTTTAAAGAGTCCTACAACGAGCTTGTCAACAAGGTGACGTGGCCCACGTTCCCGCAGCTCCAAAGCTCTACGATCGTCGTGATGGTGGCTTCGGTCATCTTCGCCATTGTCGTCCTGGCTATGGACCTTACGTTCGAGAACCTCATGGCCGTCATCTACAAGACCCTGGGTAATCTCGGGCGATAA
- the tuf gene encoding elongation factor Tu yields the protein MAKEKFDRSKPHVNIGTIGHVDHGKTTLTAAITTVLAKQGLSELRSFDSIDNAPEEKERGITINTAHVEYQTANRHYAHVDCPGHADYVKNMVTGAAQMDGAILVVAATDGPMPQTNEHVLLARQVNVPKIVVFLNKCDMVDDPEMLDLVEMEVRDLLSKYDYDGDNAPVIRGSALGALNGEAKWEEKVMELMDAVDTYIPLPQRDNEKPFLMPIEDVFSITGRGTVVTGRIETGIIHVGDPVEIIGLEEKTLTSTCTGVEMFRKLLDEGEAGDNVGLLLRGIDKKEVKRGMVVAKPGSITPHTEFEAEVYILKKEEGGRHTPFHNNYRPQFYLRTMDVTGEVHLPAGVDMVMPGDHVTITVKLIYPVALNEGLRFAIREGGRTVGAGQILKIVK from the coding sequence ATGGCAAAAGAAAAATTCGACCGGTCGAAACCGCACGTAAACATCGGTACCATCGGTCACGTTGACCACGGTAAGACCACCCTTACCGCTGCTATCACGACCGTTCTGGCTAAGCAGGGTCTTTCGGAGCTCCGTTCCTTCGACTCCATCGACAACGCTCCCGAGGAGAAAGAGCGCGGTATCACGATCAACACCGCCCATGTCGAGTATCAGACGGCCAACCGCCACTACGCTCACGTAGACTGCCCGGGACACGCCGACTATGTGAAGAACATGGTTACCGGTGCCGCTCAGATGGACGGTGCCATCCTGGTTGTTGCCGCTACCGACGGTCCGATGCCCCAGACCAACGAGCACGTGCTGCTCGCCCGTCAGGTGAACGTGCCGAAGATCGTCGTGTTCCTGAACAAGTGCGACATGGTAGACGACCCCGAAATGCTCGACCTGGTCGAGATGGAGGTCCGCGACCTGCTCTCGAAGTACGACTACGACGGTGACAACGCTCCCGTGATCCGCGGTTCCGCCCTCGGCGCCCTCAATGGCGAGGCCAAGTGGGAGGAGAAGGTCATGGAACTCATGGATGCCGTAGATACCTATATCCCCCTGCCGCAGCGCGACAACGAGAAGCCCTTCCTGATGCCTATCGAGGACGTCTTCTCGATCACCGGCCGTGGTACCGTCGTAACGGGCCGTATCGAGACCGGTATCATCCACGTGGGTGATCCCGTCGAGATCATCGGTCTGGAGGAGAAGACCCTGACTTCGACCTGCACCGGCGTCGAGATGTTCCGCAAACTGCTCGATGAGGGTGAGGCCGGCGACAACGTAGGTCTGCTGCTCCGTGGTATCGACAAGAAGGAGGTTAAGCGTGGTATGGTCGTTGCCAAGCCCGGTTCGATCACCCCGCACACCGAGTTCGAGGCCGAGGTCTACATCCTGAAGAAAGAGGAGGGTGGCCGTCACACGCCGTTCCACAACAACTATCGTCCCCAGTTCTATCTGCGTACGATGGACGTAACCGGTGAGGTTCACCTGCCCGCAGGCGTCGACATGGTAATGCCCGGCGACCACGTGACCATCACCGTGAAGCTGATCTACCCGGTAGCCCTGAACGAGGGTCTGCGTTTCGCAATCCGCGAGGGTGGCCGTACGGTAGGTGCCGGTCAGATCCTCAAGATCGTGAAATAA
- a CDS encoding helix-turn-helix domain-containing protein, with translation MDSQPKPQFEESALKECCSADCSSCPTFPAPFRRIGDSSYCRFSQLSLAAGEGLSFPAGHVVRILFVLSGSLRIEHNADNRTGIARLATSKQCVCLDRNGSFVATAQDADTRVVVLSLILRVEFCCQDLLDRSDDYDSQIPVETLPMLSMHPFVEQLISSCFMVPQMSDCVRYHRMKASELFMMIKLLYTPTEQAYFFQTIMQPRDNFRVFVCNNYDRVQSVAGLAALAGMSLSVFKRRFAEHFHDSVYHWMLQQKARKILADIRDGEDSTKALMDKYGFRHYTQFSRFCKNYLHATPARLIHSARKQ, from the coding sequence ATGGATTCTCAACCCAAACCGCAGTTTGAGGAGTCGGCTTTGAAAGAGTGTTGTTCTGCGGATTGTAGTAGTTGTCCTACCTTCCCGGCGCCGTTCCGGCGCATTGGAGACTCCTCGTACTGCCGATTCTCCCAACTCTCATTGGCCGCCGGAGAGGGGCTCTCCTTCCCGGCCGGTCACGTCGTCCGTATCCTGTTCGTCCTCTCCGGATCCCTGAGGATCGAACACAACGCCGATAACCGCACCGGTATTGCCCGCCTTGCCACCTCGAAACAGTGCGTCTGTCTCGACCGAAACGGGTCGTTCGTCGCTACGGCGCAGGATGCCGATACCCGGGTCGTCGTGCTATCTCTTATCCTCCGGGTCGAGTTCTGCTGTCAGGACCTGCTCGACAGAAGTGACGATTACGATTCGCAGATCCCCGTCGAGACGCTCCCCATGCTCTCGATGCACCCCTTTGTCGAGCAGCTGATCTCCTCGTGTTTCATGGTCCCGCAGATGTCCGATTGCGTCCGCTATCACCGCATGAAGGCTTCCGAACTCTTCATGATGATCAAGCTGCTCTACACCCCGACCGAACAAGCCTATTTCTTTCAGACCATAATGCAGCCCCGGGACAACTTCCGCGTCTTCGTCTGCAACAATTACGACCGGGTGCAGAGTGTGGCCGGTCTCGCCGCTTTGGCCGGAATGAGCCTCTCGGTCTTCAAACGCCGGTTCGCCGAACATTTCCATGACAGTGTCTACCACTGGATGCTGCAGCAGAAGGCCCGGAAAATCCTCGCCGATATTCGCGACGGTGAGGACAGCACCAAGGCGTTGATGGACAAATACGGATTCCGCCACTATACGCAGTTCAGCCGTTTCTGCAAGAATTACCTGCATGCGACTCCCGCCCGGTTGATCCATTCGGCTCGCAAGCAGTAG
- a CDS encoding type B 50S ribosomal protein L31, with product MKKGIHPENYRLVAFKDMSNDHVFLCRSAVSTKETIEVNGETYPVYKMEISNTSHPFYTGKMKLVDTAGRVDKFMSRYAKRYDKKNANK from the coding sequence ATGAAAAAGGGTATTCATCCGGAAAATTATCGTTTGGTGGCCTTCAAGGACATGTCCAATGACCACGTGTTTTTGTGTCGGTCCGCCGTTTCGACAAAAGAAACCATCGAAGTGAACGGCGAAACCTATCCCGTGTATAAGATGGAAATCTCCAACACCTCGCACCCGTTCTATACGGGCAAGATGAAGCTGGTAGACACCGCCGGTCGCGTCGATAAGTTTATGAGCCGATACGCAAAACGCTACGACAAGAAGAACGCCAACAAGTAA
- a CDS encoding AMP-binding protein, with amino-acid sequence MDLVSRFLTRTDFSSQEEFRQHLHIRVPEHFNFAYDVMDVYASEQPDRLAMLWTDDKGREERFSFADLKRQSDRTASYFRSLGIGKGDPVMLILKRRYEFWFSVLALHKLGAVVIPATHLLTRKDVVYRCNIASIKAIVVAGDQVITDHVAAAMPESPTVKALVSVGPEVPEGFLDFHRGIEAAEPFVRPEHANENDDIMLMYFTSGTTGEPKMVAHDFTYPLGHIVTARYWHNLHEGSLHLTIADTGWAKAAWGKLYGQWIAGATLFVYDHEKFTPAEILRKIGQYRITSLCAPPTIYRFMIREDLSKFDLSSLEYCTTAGEALNGSVYDTFLAQTGIRLMEGFGQTETTLTLGTFPWMEPKPGSMGVPNPQYRIDLLTPDGRPAEDGEQGQIVVRTDGGKPVGLFKEYYLDENRTREAWHDGVYYTGDVAWRDEDGYYWFVGRADDVIKSSGYRIGPFEVESALMTHPAVVECAITGVPDEIRGQVVKATIVLAAAYRDRADAALVKELQDHVKRITAPYKYPRVIEFVESLPKTISGKIRRKEIRSDDAAKKSGN; translated from the coding sequence ATGGATCTTGTCTCCCGATTCCTGACCCGGACCGACTTCTCCTCGCAGGAGGAGTTCCGGCAGCACCTGCATATCCGGGTGCCCGAGCATTTCAATTTCGCCTATGACGTCATGGACGTCTATGCCTCCGAACAGCCCGACCGGCTGGCCATGCTCTGGACCGACGACAAGGGGCGTGAAGAGCGCTTCTCCTTCGCCGACCTGAAGCGCCAGAGCGACCGGACGGCCTCCTATTTCCGAAGCCTCGGCATCGGAAAGGGCGACCCCGTGATGCTGATCCTCAAGCGCCGCTATGAATTCTGGTTCTCGGTGCTGGCCCTCCACAAACTCGGCGCCGTGGTGATCCCCGCCACCCACCTGCTTACCAGGAAGGATGTCGTCTACCGCTGCAATATCGCGTCGATCAAGGCCATCGTCGTGGCCGGAGATCAGGTCATCACCGACCACGTCGCCGCCGCCATGCCCGAAAGCCCCACGGTCAAGGCCCTGGTCAGCGTAGGACCCGAGGTCCCCGAAGGATTCCTCGACTTCCACCGCGGAATCGAGGCCGCGGAGCCTTTCGTGCGACCCGAACACGCGAACGAAAACGACGACATCATGCTCATGTACTTCACTTCGGGAACCACCGGCGAACCCAAGATGGTGGCGCATGACTTCACCTATCCCCTCGGCCATATCGTTACCGCCCGCTACTGGCACAACCTCCACGAGGGAAGCCTCCACCTGACGATCGCCGATACGGGCTGGGCCAAGGCCGCCTGGGGAAAACTCTACGGGCAGTGGATCGCCGGAGCCACGCTCTTCGTCTACGACCACGAGAAGTTCACCCCTGCGGAGATCCTCCGCAAGATCGGACAGTACCGCATCACCTCGCTCTGCGCCCCTCCGACGATCTACCGGTTCATGATCCGCGAGGACCTCTCGAAGTTCGACCTCTCGTCTCTGGAGTACTGCACGACGGCCGGGGAGGCGCTCAACGGTTCGGTTTACGACACCTTCCTCGCCCAGACCGGAATCCGCCTCATGGAGGGATTCGGGCAGACCGAAACCACCCTGACGCTCGGAACCTTCCCCTGGATGGAGCCCAAGCCCGGCAGCATGGGCGTACCCAATCCCCAGTATCGGATCGACCTGCTGACCCCCGACGGACGTCCGGCCGAGGATGGAGAGCAGGGGCAGATCGTCGTCCGTACCGACGGCGGGAAACCCGTCGGTCTGTTCAAGGAGTACTATCTCGATGAAAACCGCACGCGCGAGGCCTGGCATGACGGCGTTTACTATACGGGCGACGTGGCCTGGCGCGACGAGGACGGATACTACTGGTTCGTGGGGCGTGCCGACGACGTGATCAAGAGCTCGGGCTACCGGATCGGCCCCTTCGAGGTCGAAAGCGCCCTGATGACCCATCCAGCCGTCGTCGAGTGCGCCATCACCGGCGTGCCGGACGAAATCCGCGGGCAGGTCGTCAAGGCGACGATCGTCCTTGCAGCCGCATACCGCGACCGGGCCGATGCCGCACTGGTCAAGGAGTTGCAGGACCATGTCAAGCGAATTACCGCCCCCTACAAGTATCCGCGCGTGATCGAGTTTGTCGAGTCGCTGCCCAAGACCATCAGCGGCAAGATCCGTCGCAAGGAGATCCGCAGCGACGATGCCGCCAAAAAGTCAGGAAACTGA
- a CDS encoding cupin domain-containing protein — protein MCDDPILSIATRLRGLREVLDLSEQEVADSCHISLEQYRELESGKADISVNLLQTISRHYGISLDVLMFGEEPRMNSYFITRAGKGVSVERRKAYKYEALAAGFRDRRIDPFIVTVEPAPDDAPMHLNMHPGQEMNYVLEGRLLIELNGKQIELEPGDSLYFDSGLPHGMKALDGKTVRFLAIIL, from the coding sequence ATGTGCGACGATCCCATTCTCTCGATCGCAACCCGATTGCGCGGGCTGCGCGAAGTCCTCGATTTATCCGAACAGGAGGTGGCCGACAGCTGTCATATCTCCCTCGAACAGTATCGGGAACTCGAAAGCGGCAAGGCCGATATTTCGGTCAATCTCCTGCAGACCATCTCCCGCCACTACGGCATCAGCCTCGACGTGCTGATGTTCGGCGAGGAACCCCGCATGAACTCCTACTTCATTACCCGCGCCGGGAAGGGCGTCTCCGTCGAACGCCGCAAGGCCTACAAGTACGAAGCCCTCGCCGCGGGATTCCGCGACCGCCGCATCGATCCCTTCATCGTGACCGTGGAACCCGCGCCCGACGATGCCCCCATGCACCTCAACATGCACCCCGGACAGGAGATGAACTATGTCCTCGAAGGGCGCCTGCTCATCGAACTCAACGGAAAACAGATCGAACTCGAACCCGGAGACAGCCTCTATTTCGACTCCGGACTCCCGCACGGCATGAAGGCACTCGATGGTAAAACGGTCCGTTTTCTGGCCATAATATTATAA
- the hisG gene encoding ATP phosphoribosyltransferase, with the protein MLRIAIQAKGRLNEQSTSLLAEAGIQVAESKRKLISQAEGFPLEVLYLRDDDIPQAVSMGVADLGIVGLNEVAEKGYPVEQLMDLGFGGCRISLAVPKGTEYPGPEFFRGKRIATSYPNILTRYFAEREIEAEIHRIEGSVEIAPAVGMSDAIFDIVSSGGTLISNGLVEVEKVFFSEAVLIAHPGLDAGKRREVGQLTFRLNSILESRGMKYVLMNLPKERLQEAIRILPGMRSPTVLPLAQEGWCSIHAVIAQEQLWERIERLKEIGAEGILVLNLENMIR; encoded by the coding sequence ATGCTGAGAATAGCGATTCAGGCCAAGGGCCGATTGAATGAACAGAGTACGAGCCTGCTTGCGGAGGCGGGCATCCAGGTCGCCGAGAGCAAGCGCAAGCTGATCTCGCAGGCCGAAGGTTTTCCGCTGGAGGTGCTGTACCTGCGCGACGACGACATTCCGCAGGCGGTTTCGATGGGCGTTGCGGATCTGGGGATCGTGGGGCTGAACGAGGTAGCGGAGAAGGGTTATCCGGTGGAGCAGCTCATGGACCTCGGGTTCGGGGGTTGCCGCATTTCGCTGGCGGTCCCGAAGGGCACGGAGTACCCGGGTCCGGAGTTTTTCCGGGGCAAGCGCATTGCGACCTCCTACCCGAACATCCTGACGCGCTACTTCGCCGAGCGGGAGATCGAGGCTGAGATCCACCGGATCGAGGGTTCGGTGGAGATTGCCCCGGCGGTGGGGATGTCGGATGCGATTTTCGACATCGTGTCGTCGGGCGGGACGCTCATCTCGAACGGACTGGTGGAGGTCGAGAAGGTCTTCTTCTCGGAGGCGGTGCTGATCGCGCACCCGGGTCTGGATGCCGGGAAGCGGCGGGAGGTCGGGCAGCTGACCTTCCGGCTGAACTCGATCCTGGAGAGCCGGGGGATGAAATACGTGCTGATGAACCTCCCGAAGGAGCGGTTGCAGGAGGCGATCCGGATCCTGCCGGGGATGCGGAGCCCGACGGTTCTGCCGCTGGCGCAGGAGGGGTGGTGTTCGATCCACGCCGTCATTGCGCAGGAGCAGCTCTGGGAGCGCATCGAACGGCTGAAGGAGATCGGTGCGGAAGGCATCCTGGTCCTGAATCTGGAAAACATGATCCGCTAA
- the hisD gene encoding histidinol dehydrogenase, whose translation MERLTIYNNPARVEWAALTERCTRREEEITEQVAAILDEVRSGGDRALRAITQRIEGRTPDRQEVPAGELQAAEKELSPELKEALAAAKANIEAFHRAQLPGEVRTETQPGVTCLQRAVPIRRVGLYIPGGKAPLFSTVLMLAVPARVAGCREVILCTPARPDGTIAPEIRHAAWLCGVDRVFAVGGAQAVAAMAYGTESIPRVDKIFGPGNRYVTKAKQLTGANVVAVDLPAGPSEVLVLADDGASPAFAAADLLSQAEHDGDSQAVLVCASMEFALATQRAVEEQLRARRRGEIIREALQQSRIIILNDRDERIAFSNAYAPEHLILSMDEPWEAAAQITDAGSVFIGPWSPESAGDYASGTNHTLPTGGWARSYSGVNIDSFLRKITFQELTREGLAGLAPTIETMAEAEGLDGHAAAVRLRLEASGATSSEAE comes from the coding sequence ATGGAACGACTGACCATTTACAATAATCCGGCCCGGGTCGAATGGGCGGCCCTGACCGAGCGCTGTACGCGCCGCGAGGAGGAGATCACCGAACAGGTTGCGGCGATTCTCGACGAAGTGCGCAGCGGGGGCGACCGTGCGCTGCGTGCGATCACGCAACGCATCGAGGGCCGCACGCCGGACCGGCAGGAGGTTCCGGCCGGGGAGCTGCAGGCGGCCGAAAAGGAACTCTCCCCCGAACTGAAGGAGGCACTGGCTGCGGCGAAGGCGAATATCGAGGCTTTCCACCGGGCGCAGCTTCCGGGCGAGGTGCGGACGGAGACGCAGCCGGGGGTGACGTGCCTCCAGCGGGCGGTACCGATCCGGCGCGTGGGGCTCTACATCCCGGGCGGAAAGGCGCCGCTCTTCTCGACGGTGCTGATGCTGGCCGTTCCGGCGCGGGTGGCGGGCTGTCGGGAGGTGATTCTCTGCACCCCGGCGCGCCCCGACGGCACGATCGCCCCGGAGATCCGCCATGCCGCATGGTTGTGCGGTGTGGACCGCGTCTTTGCCGTGGGCGGGGCACAGGCCGTCGCGGCGATGGCCTACGGTACGGAGAGCATCCCGCGCGTGGACAAGATCTTCGGGCCGGGGAACCGCTACGTCACGAAAGCCAAGCAGCTGACCGGCGCGAACGTCGTGGCGGTGGACCTTCCGGCGGGGCCTTCGGAAGTGCTGGTGCTGGCCGACGACGGAGCATCTCCGGCATTTGCCGCCGCGGACCTGCTTTCTCAGGCCGAGCACGACGGGGACAGCCAGGCGGTGCTGGTCTGCGCCTCGATGGAGTTCGCCCTTGCCACGCAGCGGGCCGTCGAGGAGCAGTTGCGGGCGCGGCGCCGCGGGGAGATCATTCGCGAGGCGTTGCAGCAGAGCCGGATCATCATCCTGAACGACCGCGACGAGCGGATCGCCTTCTCGAACGCCTACGCCCCGGAACACCTGATCCTCTCGATGGATGAGCCGTGGGAAGCCGCCGCGCAGATCACCGATGCCGGGAGCGTCTTCATCGGGCCGTGGTCGCCGGAGAGTGCCGGGGACTACGCCTCGGGGACGAACCACACGTTGCCGACGGGCGGCTGGGCCCGCTCGTACAGCGGGGTGAACATCGATTCGTTCCTGCGGAAGATCACCTTCCAGGAGCTGACGCGCGAGGGTCTCGCGGGGCTTGCGCCGACCATCGAGACGATGGCCGAGGCCGAGGGGCTGGACGGCCACGCCGCGGCGGTACGGCTTCGTCTGGAGGCCTCCGGCGCCACGTCTTCGGAGGCCGAATAA